The proteins below are encoded in one region of Synergistaceae bacterium:
- a CDS encoding glycosyltransferase family 4 protein: MKVVQILPELDEGGVERHVLWLANGLEERGHGVTVVSAGGRLEAELTGAEHVRLPVHLKNPATAAWAAARIARLAVKRNIQVLHAHSRVPAWIAWWASRISGVPWVVTCHAFYSKNAGIIPYRRARTVICVSEAVRDYFADLLPGADLRVIYNGLPPSGHRWTRPNEARLLFIGRLTPLKGLDTALEALARVAGDWRLDVAGDGPQMEELRRTANRLGIADRVTFHGHVDDPELWLSRCSCLLFPSRQEGMGQVLMRAVRMGVPVLASDIPAVRELALSPEGLTPPGDVEAWRSAIARFLENGESVARFDARRIPTIEEMTDALLDVYGEAARRQGVLSCRR, encoded by the coding sequence TTGAAGGTCGTGCAGATTCTTCCGGAGCTTGACGAGGGCGGCGTGGAGAGGCACGTGCTCTGGCTCGCCAACGGACTGGAGGAGAGAGGGCACGGGGTGACCGTGGTCTCGGCCGGGGGGAGGCTGGAGGCCGAGCTGACCGGAGCGGAGCATGTCCGGCTGCCGGTCCACCTGAAGAACCCGGCGACCGCGGCCTGGGCGGCGGCCCGGATCGCGCGCCTGGCCGTCAAGCGCAACATTCAAGTCCTGCATGCCCACTCTCGGGTCCCGGCGTGGATCGCCTGGTGGGCGTCGCGGATTTCGGGCGTGCCCTGGGTGGTCACCTGCCACGCCTTCTACAGCAAAAACGCGGGGATCATCCCCTATCGGCGCGCACGCACCGTCATCTGCGTCAGCGAGGCGGTACGGGACTACTTCGCCGATCTGCTTCCGGGCGCGGATCTGCGAGTGATCTACAACGGCCTGCCCCCCTCCGGGCATCGGTGGACAAGGCCGAACGAGGCTCGGCTGCTGTTCATCGGCAGGCTCACCCCTCTGAAGGGGCTTGACACCGCGCTGGAGGCTCTTGCGCGGGTCGCGGGCGACTGGCGGCTGGACGTCGCGGGCGACGGCCCGCAGATGGAGGAGCTTCGTCGCACGGCCAACCGGCTGGGGATAGCGGACAGGGTGACCTTTCACGGACACGTGGACGACCCGGAGCTGTGGCTGAGCCGCTGCTCCTGCCTGCTCTTCCCATCTCGGCAGGAGGGGATGGGGCAGGTGCTGATGAGGGCCGTGCGGATGGGGGTTCCGGTGCTGGCGTCGGACATACCTGCGGTTCGCGAGCTCGCCCTGTCGCCCGAGGGCCTGACCCCGCCGGGCGACGTCGAGGCGTGGCGCTCGGCCATCGCGAGATTTCTGGAGAATGGAGAATCGGTCGCTCGTTTCGACGCGCGAAGGATCCCGACGATCGAGGAGATGACCGATGCGCTGCTGGACGTGTACGGCGAGGCGGCCCGGCGGCAGGGGGTCCTGTCCTGTCGTCGGTGA
- a CDS encoding DegT/DnrJ/EryC1/StrS family aminotransferase produces MRIPFNVLKPAFEAHAAEYEAAALRVLRSGWYVLGEEVEAFEREFAGYTGASRCVGVNSGLDALTLAVRVLGIGPGDEVIVQANAYIATLLSITANGATPVLVEPDEYHGLDVELAEAAVTGRTRALMPVHLYGQPCDMDGIMKIAKRHGLAVIEDCAQSHGAVWRGRRTGSLGTIGCFSFFPTKNLGAFGDAGAVATDDEALADRIRVLRNYGSREKYVNEVEGVNSRLDEMQAALLRVRLKYLEEITAERRMAASLYTDLLRDSPVRTPGIRPGGTHVFHLYVVECEHRDAMREHLSSLGIGTAIHYPVPPHLSGAYKSLGHGRGGFPAAERLADRVLSLPLYAGIGRAEIGAVCDAIGSFRP; encoded by the coding sequence ATGAGGATCCCTTTCAACGTCCTGAAGCCCGCATTCGAGGCGCACGCGGCGGAGTACGAGGCGGCTGCGCTGCGCGTGCTGCGTTCCGGCTGGTATGTGCTGGGCGAGGAGGTCGAGGCGTTCGAGCGGGAGTTCGCAGGTTACACTGGCGCGTCCCGTTGCGTGGGCGTGAACTCCGGTCTGGACGCCCTGACGCTCGCGGTGAGGGTGCTCGGCATAGGCCCGGGCGACGAGGTGATAGTGCAGGCCAACGCCTACATAGCCACCCTGCTGTCCATAACGGCCAACGGGGCGACCCCCGTCCTGGTGGAGCCGGACGAGTACCACGGGCTGGACGTCGAGCTCGCGGAGGCAGCGGTCACAGGCCGAACCAGGGCGCTGATGCCGGTGCACCTGTACGGCCAGCCGTGCGACATGGACGGCATCATGAAGATCGCAAAGCGCCACGGGCTGGCAGTGATAGAGGACTGCGCGCAGAGTCACGGGGCCGTGTGGAGAGGCAGGAGGACAGGCTCGCTAGGGACGATAGGATGCTTCAGCTTCTTCCCGACCAAGAACCTCGGGGCCTTCGGCGACGCGGGGGCGGTTGCGACGGACGACGAGGCCCTCGCGGACAGGATAAGGGTGCTGAGGAACTACGGTTCCAGGGAGAAGTACGTCAACGAGGTGGAGGGTGTGAACTCCCGCCTGGACGAGATGCAGGCAGCGCTGCTTCGGGTGAGGCTGAAATATCTGGAAGAGATAACGGCGGAGCGCCGGATGGCCGCGAGTCTCTACACGGACCTGCTGCGCGACTCGCCCGTCCGGACTCCCGGCATCAGGCCGGGGGGGACGCACGTATTCCACCTTTACGTGGTCGAATGCGAGCACAGGGACGCCATGAGAGAGCACCTCTCATCACTCGGGATCGGAACCGCGATACACTACCCGGTGCCGCCGCACCTCTCGGGGGCGTACAAAAGCCTTGGGCACGGAAGAGGAGGCTTCCCCGCGGCGGAACGGCTCGCCGACAGGGTGCTGAGCCTGCCCCTGTACGCCGGGATAGGTCGGGCCGAGATCGGCGCTGTTTGCGACGCCATCGGCTCTTTCAGGCCATGA
- a CDS encoding acyltransferase, translated as MSASPLLVVRRHITKFLRSLRGRINLLRARLGAWWEGTDLSVGKGVRFYQRTIVSGEGAVRIGGRSTLGYPIGGGFHSSCCELQARYPGARITLGDYVAVNNGLLIISAERVDIGDGCLIGGGVQILDFDAHGIAPGERRASIGRVAPVTLGKNVWVGNGAIILKGTGIGDDSIVAAGSVVAGGDFPGGVIIAGNPARVVAELERSDGREA; from the coding sequence ATGAGCGCCTCCCCGTTGCTTGTGGTGCGCCGCCACATCACCAAGTTCCTCCGCAGCCTCCGAGGCCGTATCAACCTCTTGAGGGCCCGCCTTGGCGCTTGGTGGGAGGGGACGGACCTGTCCGTCGGGAAGGGCGTGCGCTTCTACCAGAGGACGATCGTCAGCGGGGAGGGAGCCGTCAGGATAGGCGGCAGATCGACCCTGGGCTACCCGATAGGCGGCGGCTTCCACTCGTCCTGTTGCGAACTTCAGGCGCGCTACCCCGGGGCGAGGATAACCCTGGGGGATTACGTCGCCGTCAACAACGGTCTGCTGATCATATCGGCGGAGAGGGTCGATATCGGTGACGGATGCCTGATCGGCGGGGGCGTCCAGATACTGGACTTCGACGCCCACGGTATCGCGCCTGGCGAGCGCAGGGCCAGCATCGGCCGGGTAGCCCCGGTGACACTGGGTAAGAACGTGTGGGTAGGCAACGGCGCGATCATCCTTAAGGGGACCGGGATAGGCGATGACTCGATAGTCGCCGCCGGGTCGGTGGTCGCGGGTGGCGACTTCCCGGGCGGCGTGATAATAGCGGGCAACCCGGCTCGCGTCGTGGCGGAGCTGGAACGGTCGGACGGAAGGGAGGCGTGA